Genomic segment of Kibdelosporangium phytohabitans:
CCATGCGGTTCCTCGCAACGCTGAAGCCCGCGTGGTGGGTCGCGTGCGCGCTGGTGCTCGTGGCGTTCGGGTTGCTGCTGATGGCACGGCACCGCCAGGCTGTTCTCCTGCTGCCGTTGCTGATCGGCGTCGGCGTGGCCGCGGTGTGGGCCGGGCCGCGCGTGCACGGTGACCGGCGGCTGTTGTGGATGGTCGTGCCGGTGTCGGCGTTCGTGGTCGGCGGGTTGTTCGGCGGGTTCGGCGCCACAGTGGACCTGATCGGCAACAGGACGCCGTACCAGGCCGCGACGTCGTCCTACCCGACGGCGGACTCGTACGGCAACCAGGAGTTGCGCTACGGGGGCACCGGCGTGGACAACATCTACGCGTTCGACGCGGAAGGCAAGCCGCTGACCGAGGTCTACCTCTACGACGAGAAGGGGCAACCGATCACGCTGACCCGGTACGGCTGCCGGATACCGAAGGGCGGCAAGGAGAAGATCGGCGAGGACAACCGGTTCCCGCGCCCCGGGATCGAGACGACCGAGGTAGCTCGGGATCGGGGCACCCACACCCTGTACGAGACGGTGTGCCGCGAGAACAAAGATGTGCCGTTCAGCGCGGCGATCCCCAAGGCGTCGGCAAAACCGCCCACTTCGGTACCGTCCGCTTCGGCTTCGGTACCGTCCGCTTCGGCGCCGTCGTCGCCTTCGCAGATGCCGTCGGCACCTGCGTCCGCTCCGGTGAGCACGACGCCGTCGAAGTGAGGACGCGGACGCCGGGAGCGGCAATCGGGGGCTGCTCCCGGCATCCGTGCGGACCAGGTTCGGTCAGCGCTTCGGCCCGGCCAGCGGGACAGCGAACCGGTCACCGCTCTTGACCATCGCCAGCAGGGGTTTGGTCAGCACGGACAGCAGCCGGGCCGCGCCGGGACGGCCGTTGCGGCGCGCGATGTCCGGGCCGAACGCGCCCATCACCTCGACCAGGCCGGGCAGCGGGCGGATGAACATGGTCACCTCGCTGATCCTGGCCCGGTCGTCGAAGCGGAGCACGGCCGTCTCCTCCATGTCCACACCGCGAATCCGGGCGGTGTAGACGACGACCCGGGTGCGCTCGTCGCCGACTTCGGTGTGCACACTGACGTTCTCGAGGTGTCCATATGCGACTTCGATGAGCTTGCGCAGTTCGGCGTGCCCGGTGAACCGGACCCGGTCTGTCAAGGGCGAACGCAGCACGGCGTCATCGGCCAGTGTGCTCATCGCCAGATCCACGTCCTGTGTCTGCACGGCGCGGCAGAACTGCTCCGTCGTCGCCTCGGTGGTCCGCAACGCGGTCATGTCCGCTCCTCCTCGTTGTCGGTGAGTTCACGAAGGCCTCGCCACAGCAGGTCGGCGGTCAGCGCGACGACGTGCTCACGCGGGATGTCCTGATTGCGCCACCACCAGGTGGCGATGGCGTTGAGCGCGCTCTTGGCGGCCTCGGCGAGGACCTCGTCGGCGCGGTCCCGATCGAGGTCGACCGACAGGTTGAGCCGGGGGACCAGCCGGAACAGGCTCGCGAGTTGCGCGGTGGCCCGTTGCTGCCCGTGGTGGTACGCGCGTGCGACGGCTTCGTCGCCGGGTGGCTCGCCGAAGATCATCCGCCAGGCGGCCCGGTTGCGCTCGATCCACGAGTAGACCGCGGTCACCCGGTCGAGCAGGAGTTCGTACGTGCCAACGGGTTCCGGTGGCGCCGACCAGTCGTCGACCAGGGAGTCGACCTGCAGCCGCATCAGGGTGGCGTACAGGTCGGCCTTGGAGGCGAAGTGGTCGTAGAGCACGGGCGTGCTGATCCCGGCCGCGTCGGCGACCTCGCGCATCCCGGCCGCGGCATACCCGGTGGTGGCGAACACTTCCGCCGCCACGGCGAGGATCCGCTCCCGGCGCTGCGCCTTGCTCATCCGTCTACCTGACATCGGTCGGGTACGCTACCACCTAACCTAACGGCTGTCAGGTTATGGCCTGTGTGTGACCGGCGACACTCGGTGTTCCCTTGACTGTGCCGTAACGGCACAGTTTGAACTGTGAGGTGTCCGCACAATCAGGGTTGACGAGGTTCGACGAGGGGTGACCGTCGTGGGGTGGAGTACCCGCCAGCTCGCCGAGCTCGCCGGGACGAGCCTGCGCGCGGTGCGGCACTACCACGACATCGGCCTCCTGCCCGAGCCCGAGCGGCGCGCCAACGGCTACAAGAACTACGGCGTGGCCGACCTCGTGCGCGTGCTGCGGATCAAACGACTGACGGGTCTCGGGCTCTCGCTGGCCCAGATCGCCGAGCTCGGCGACGAGGAGTACCCGGAGGAGGCGCTGCGCGCGCTGGACGCCGAACTCGCGGCGACGATCGACCGGCTCGAACGAATCCGCGTCGAGCTCGCGCTGATCCTGCGCAGGCCGATGCCGACCGATCTGCCGCCCATGCTGTCCAAGTACCTCGCGGACACCGACATGCCCGCCGCCGACCGGCAGCTCGCCGTCGTCCTCGCCCAGGTCCTCAGCCCGGCGAAACTCGGCGCCTACGCCGCGACGCTGCGCGACTACCGGCGTGATCCGGCCGTCGTCGAGTTCGACAGCCTGCCCGCCGACGCCGACGAACAGACCCGCAAGGACCTCGCCGAGCGCCTGGTCCCGCACTTCCGCAAGACACAAGCCGACTTCCCGCAGATGAACACCCTGCTCGACGACGCGCCACGCGGCCGCGACTTCGCGTTGCGAACCATCGCCCAAGCCGTCAGCGACATCTACAACCCCGCGCAGATCGACGTCCTGGTCCGCGCGTCCGGCTAGTGGCCCGTCTCGAATGT
This window contains:
- a CDS encoding DUF1700 domain-containing protein, producing the protein MSDKPTAVRVYLARVRTSLEDLPAGEVEEILDDVRPHLAELEAETGPGARVDDLIERLGTPESYAAELRASGDYPAVAEAGVTTAAKRVRVSGIVQPRIAFWGLVLSAAGAGVVAFLAGTTLDADVLLALALPAPVFLLSLMLLLRAGVERVAALPEAKWLAGTLDQARENANTARTMRFLATLKPAWWVACALVLVAFGLLLMARHRQAVLLLPLLIGVGVAAVWAGPRVHGDRRLLWMVVPVSAFVVGGLFGGFGATVDLIGNRTPYQAATSSYPTADSYGNQELRYGGTGVDNIYAFDAEGKPLTEVYLYDEKGQPITLTRYGCRIPKGGKEKIGEDNRFPRPGIETTEVARDRGTHTLYETVCRENKDVPFSAAIPKASAKPPTSVPSASASVPSASAPSSPSQMPSAPASAPVSTTPSK
- a CDS encoding nuclear transport factor 2 family protein; translated protein: MTALRTTEATTEQFCRAVQTQDVDLAMSTLADDAVLRSPLTDRVRFTGHAELRKLIEVAYGHLENVSVHTEVGDERTRVVVYTARIRGVDMEETAVLRFDDRARISEVTMFIRPLPGLVEVMGAFGPDIARRNGRPGAARLLSVLTKPLLAMVKSGDRFAVPLAGPKR
- a CDS encoding TetR/AcrR family transcriptional regulator gives rise to the protein MSKAQRRERILAVAAEVFATTGYAAAGMREVADAAGISTPVLYDHFASKADLYATLMRLQVDSLVDDWSAPPEPVGTYELLLDRVTAVYSWIERNRAAWRMIFGEPPGDEAVARAYHHGQQRATAQLASLFRLVPRLNLSVDLDRDRADEVLAEAAKSALNAIATWWWRNQDIPREHVVALTADLLWRGLRELTDNEEERT
- a CDS encoding MerR family transcriptional regulator, with amino-acid sequence MGWSTRQLAELAGTSLRAVRHYHDIGLLPEPERRANGYKNYGVADLVRVLRIKRLTGLGLSLAQIAELGDEEYPEEALRALDAELAATIDRLERIRVELALILRRPMPTDLPPMLSKYLADTDMPAADRQLAVVLAQVLSPAKLGAYAATLRDYRRDPAVVEFDSLPADADEQTRKDLAERLVPHFRKTQADFPQMNTLLDDAPRGRDFALRTIAQAVSDIYNPAQIDVLVRASG